A window of Pararhodobacter sp. genomic DNA:
CCGGTGCTGTCATCCGCGCCCCCCGCCATCGGCGCCAACGCCATGGCTCAGACCGATCCCGACGCGCATTTCGCCGGGATGGAGCGGTTCGCGCCCAATGCCGCGCTGGCCAATGTCGCCGGGCTCTGCGCGCTGGCGCTGCCGTTTGGCAGGGCGCAGGGTCTGCCGCTGGGGGTGCAACTGCTGGGTGCGCCCGGCGCGGACCTGGCTTTGTGCCAACTGGCCGCGCTGATCGAAACCCGCGCCCCGCCGCTGGTCTACCCCGGTGCCATCGCGGGGCTGCCCGCATGACTCCGGTTCTGGAACTGACCGGCATCACCAAACGCTTTGGCGCGCTGACCGCCAATGACGACGTGACGCTGACATTGGGGCAGGGCGAGATCCTGGCGCTGCTCGGCGAAAACGGCGCGGGCAAAACCACGCTGATGAACATTCTTTTCGGGCATTATGCCGCCGATGCGGGCCGCGTGCGGGTGTTTGGCGCGGAACTCCCCTCAGGCAAGCCGCGCGCCGCCATCGAGGCGGGCGTCGGCATGGTGCACCAGCATTTCACGCTGGCGGGCAATCTGACGGTGCTGGACAATGTCATGCTGGGCTCGGAATCCCTGCTGCGGTTGCGCTCGGGGCGGGCGGCGGCGCGTCAGAAGCTGATGCGGATCGCCGACCGTTTCGGCCTGCCGGTCTCGCCCGAGGCCAAGGTCAACCAGCTCTCGGTGGGCGAGCGTCAGCGGGTCGAGATCCTCAAGGCGCTGTTCCATGATGCGCGCATCCTGATCCTCGATGAACCCACCGCCGTGCTGGCCCGCCCCGAGGCGCAGCGCCTGTTCGAAACCCTGCGCGAGATGACCCGCGAGGGGCTGTCGCTGATCTTCATCAGCCACAAGCTGCACGAGGTCATGGCCGCCTCGGACCGGGTCGCGGTGCTGCGCGGCGGGCGGATGATCGCCGAGCGCAAGACCTCGGAAACCAGCGCACAGGAGCTTGCCGAACTGATGGTCGGCCGCCAGGTCAACCGTCCGGTGCGCCAGGATCAGGCCATTGGTGCGCCGGTTCTGGTTGCGCGCGACATACGCGTCGACTCCGGTGGGGCGCGGCGGCTCGATGCTGTGTCCTTCACGGTGCACGAGGGCGAGATTCTGGGCATCGTGGGCGTTTCGGGCAACGGTCAGGCGTCGTTGGGCGCGCTGTTGTCGGGGCTGACGACGCCGACCGCGGGAACGCTGACCCTGTCGGGCGCGGATATCAGCGCGCTTGGCCCGCGCGGGATGATCCGGGCGGGCACCGGGCGCGTGCCCGAAGATCGCCACGCCGAGGGCGCGGTTGGCGAGATGGCGATCTGGGAAAACGCCGTGCTCGAACGGCTCAGAGCGCCGGAATTCTCACGCTTCGGCTTTGTGCGCCAAGCCGCGTGCAAGGCGTATGCCGCTGATCTCATCGAGAAATTCGATATCCGTGGCGCAACACCCGACACCCGCGCCGGGCAACTCTCGGGCGGGAATATGCAAAAGCTGATCCTCGGGCGCTGCCTGTCGATCGGCCCGAAATTCATCCTCGCCAACCAGCCGACCCGTGGCCTTGACGAAGGGGCCATCGCGGCGGTGCATGGGCATTTGCTGGAGGCGCGACGCCGAGGCGCGGCGATCCTGCTGATCTCGGAGGAACTCGACGAGGCCGTGGCCCTGTCCGACCGCATCCAGGCGATCGTCAAAGGGCGGCTGTCGCAACCGGTTCCCGCGCATGAGGCCGATGCGCAAAAACTCGGGCTGATGATGGCCGGCGATTGGGAGGGCGACGATCATGCGGCTTGAACGGCGCGCCCATGTGCCGCTGCCCATCGTGTTCGTTGCGCCGGTGGTTGCGGTGTTTGTGGCGCTCCTGCTGGCCGCCGGGCTGATCGCGGCGGCGCAGGTGAACCCGCTGACGGCCTACGGCGAAATGCTGCGCGGCGCGCTGGGCTCGCGCCTCGCGGTCACCGAAATGCTGACCCGCGCCACGCCGCTGATCCTGACCGGGCTTGCCGCCGCCGTCGCCTTTCGCGCGCGGCTGTGGAACATCGGCGCCGAGGGGCAGTTTTTCATCGGTGCCCTGGTGACGGCCTGGGTCGGGCATTCGCTGGCTCTGCCGGGGCCGCTGGGTATCGTGGTGCTGATGCTCGTGGCCTTTGCCGCCGGGGCTGCGTTTCTGGCGGTGCCCGCGTTCTTGCGCCTGCGGTTTCAGGTGGACGAGGTCGTCACCACGTTGCTGCTCAATTTCATCGCCATCCTGTTTGTCGGTCTGATGATCGAGGGGCCGCTGCGCGATCCGCTGGCCTTTGGCTGGCCGACCTCGGTGCCGGTTGACCGCGCGTTCCGCTTGCCCGACCTGGTGCAGGGCACGCGGCTGCACATCGGGTTGCTGATCGCCATCGCGGCGGCGGGGGCGCTGTGGCTGCTGTTCTCGCGCACGGTGTTTGGCACCGAAACCCGGGCGGCCGGGTTGAATGCCTCGGCGGCGGCCTTTGCCGGGGTCTCCTTGCCGAAAACCCTGATGGGCGTCGCCCTGCTGTCTGGCGGCCTGGCCGGGTTGGCCGGCGCGGTCGAGGTCATGGGCGTCACCGCGGGCGTCACAACCACCATGTCGCCCGGCTTCGGCTATGCCGGGATCGTCGTGGCGATGCTGGCCGCGCTGCACCCCGCCGGGGTGGTCGCCTCGGCCATTTTCGTGGCGACCATTTTCGTCGGGGCCGACGCCATGAGCCGCGCGACCGGCGTGCCAAGTTTCATCGCGGATGTCATCGTCGCACTCAGCCTGCTCACGATGATCGTCGCGCTTTTGTTCACAACCTATCGGGTGCGTCGATGATGGAAGCGCTGGAACTCTTGCTGAACACCAACCTCTGGGCGGCGGTTCTGCGCATTGCGACTCCGCTGATCTTTGGCGTGCTGGGCGTGTTGCTTTGTGACCGCGCGGGCGTCTTGAACCTCGGGATCGAGGGGATCATGACGATGGGCGCAATGAGCGGCTGGCTGACCGTCTACATGGGCGGCGATCTGTGGATGGGTCTGGCGGTGGCGGCGCTGGCGGGGGGCTTGATGGGGCTGCTGCACGCCGGGTTGACCGTGCCGCTGGGCCTGTCGCAGCATGTGTCGGGGCTAGGGATCACGCTGTTTGCCTCGGCGTTGTCCTACTATCTTTATCGCCTGATTGTCGAGGTTGGCAGCCTTCCGCCGACAATCGAGCCATTCCGTCCGCTTGATATTCCGGTCCTGTCGGATCTGCCGATCCTCGGGCCG
This region includes:
- a CDS encoding ABC transporter ATP-binding protein, producing the protein MTPVLELTGITKRFGALTANDDVTLTLGQGEILALLGENGAGKTTLMNILFGHYAADAGRVRVFGAELPSGKPRAAIEAGVGMVHQHFTLAGNLTVLDNVMLGSESLLRLRSGRAAARQKLMRIADRFGLPVSPEAKVNQLSVGERQRVEILKALFHDARILILDEPTAVLARPEAQRLFETLREMTREGLSLIFISHKLHEVMAASDRVAVLRGGRMIAERKTSETSAQELAELMVGRQVNRPVRQDQAIGAPVLVARDIRVDSGGARRLDAVSFTVHEGEILGIVGVSGNGQASLGALLSGLTTPTAGTLTLSGADISALGPRGMIRAGTGRVPEDRHAEGAVGEMAIWENAVLERLRAPEFSRFGFVRQAACKAYAADLIEKFDIRGATPDTRAGQLSGGNMQKLILGRCLSIGPKFILANQPTRGLDEGAIAAVHGHLLEARRRGAAILLISEELDEAVALSDRIQAIVKGRLSQPVPAHEADAQKLGLMMAGDWEGDDHAA
- a CDS encoding ABC transporter permease; this encodes MRLERRAHVPLPIVFVAPVVAVFVALLLAAGLIAAAQVNPLTAYGEMLRGALGSRLAVTEMLTRATPLILTGLAAAVAFRARLWNIGAEGQFFIGALVTAWVGHSLALPGPLGIVVLMLVAFAAGAAFLAVPAFLRLRFQVDEVVTTLLLNFIAILFVGLMIEGPLRDPLAFGWPTSVPVDRAFRLPDLVQGTRLHIGLLIAIAAAGALWLLFSRTVFGTETRAAGLNASAAAFAGVSLPKTLMGVALLSGGLAGLAGAVEVMGVTAGVTTTMSPGFGYAGIVVAMLAALHPAGVVASAIFVATIFVGADAMSRATGVPSFIADVIVALSLLTMIVALLFTTYRVRR